A region of Myxococcus stipitatus DSM 14675 DNA encodes the following proteins:
- a CDS encoding M20/M25/M40 family metallo-hydrolase: MKRALLSVLALTSCATPTLPPADTGATSTSPQVPALPEEVRLADLRQMTFGGENAEAYWSFDGKQLSLQARHEGMGCDRIYRMTVDPVSGAAAKVDPVSSGKGATTCAHFLPGDQEVIYASTHLGGPECPPKPDHSMGYVWALYDSYDIFKSNADGTGVQRLTDAPGYDAEGTVCAKDGSILFTSVRDGDLELYRMDRDGKNVKRLTHSPGYDGGAFFNADCSQIVWRASRPQPGKALDDYQGLLKRGLVRPTKLELYVANADGSEARQITWLNGAAFAPFFHPNGRRILFSSNHGDPKGREFDIWAVDVDGSNLERITHAPGFDGFPMFSPDGKWLAFSSNRATAQGKNDTNLFIARWVEDAKPGVAEGAPERIREDVTFLADPGREGRGIGTEGLEASGAFVEARFMELGLKPAGDAGAYRQAFPVTTAVRPAAGTQVRLGKTVLAGDAFTVLGFSSQGQAQGQLVFANYGISEPSLEVDDYAKLKVKGKVVVVRRFVPDSAEFGDTDKQRRFGDLRYKAWQAAQRGAKALIVVDWPQAPTPAPKEWQMPPEATLPSLSPEGPGDAGIPVVVVKRAAMEPLMPTLVAGKRVEAQVVVKLETEQRPAFNVAAVLEAGEGKLPGTVVVGAHYDHLGFGGRSSLTPDRHEPHVGADDNASGVAALLEIARALKERQGELKRDVLFVAFSGEETGLLGSTHFTRQRGDAAMKQVTAMLNLDMVGRLRASGLSVLGAESAGEWGPLLARACGEARVTCNPSGDGYGPSDHSPFYAAGVPVLHFFTGTHSDYHKPSDTVARLNAVGTAQVARVVSAVTLGLDGATTLTYRNVPSPAPRGDMRSFNASLGTVPDYAGLPAGQKGMLLAGVRAGGAADKAGMLRGDILVRLGKHAIGGVEDLMFVLNASKPGETVQATVLRDGKEVPLEVTFQESKRPR; this comes from the coding sequence ATGAAGCGAGCCCTCCTCTCAGTCCTGGCGCTGACGTCCTGCGCCACCCCCACGCTCCCGCCCGCAGACACGGGAGCGACCTCCACGTCTCCGCAGGTCCCCGCGCTCCCGGAGGAAGTCCGGCTGGCGGACCTGCGGCAGATGACGTTCGGCGGCGAGAACGCCGAGGCCTACTGGTCCTTCGACGGCAAGCAGCTCTCCCTCCAGGCCCGCCACGAGGGCATGGGGTGCGACCGCATCTACCGGATGACGGTGGACCCCGTGAGCGGCGCCGCCGCCAAGGTGGACCCGGTCTCCTCGGGCAAGGGCGCCACGACGTGCGCGCACTTCCTGCCGGGTGACCAGGAGGTCATCTACGCGTCCACGCACCTGGGCGGCCCCGAGTGCCCGCCCAAGCCCGACCACTCCATGGGCTACGTCTGGGCGCTCTACGACAGCTACGACATCTTCAAGTCCAACGCGGATGGCACGGGTGTGCAGCGGCTGACCGACGCGCCGGGCTACGACGCGGAAGGCACCGTGTGTGCGAAGGACGGCTCCATCCTCTTCACGTCCGTTCGGGATGGGGACCTGGAGCTGTACCGGATGGACCGCGACGGGAAGAACGTGAAGCGGCTCACGCACTCGCCCGGGTATGACGGCGGCGCGTTCTTCAACGCGGACTGCTCGCAGATTGTCTGGCGTGCGTCGCGGCCTCAGCCGGGCAAGGCGCTCGACGACTATCAGGGGTTGCTCAAGCGCGGGCTCGTGCGGCCCACGAAGCTGGAGCTGTATGTGGCCAACGCGGATGGCTCCGAGGCCCGGCAGATCACCTGGCTGAATGGCGCCGCGTTCGCGCCGTTCTTCCACCCCAACGGTCGGCGCATCCTCTTCTCGTCGAACCACGGTGACCCCAAGGGCCGCGAGTTCGACATCTGGGCGGTGGACGTCGATGGCTCGAACCTGGAGCGCATCACCCACGCGCCGGGCTTCGACGGCTTCCCGATGTTCTCGCCGGACGGCAAGTGGCTGGCGTTCTCGAGCAACCGCGCCACGGCGCAGGGCAAGAACGACACGAACCTGTTCATCGCGCGCTGGGTGGAGGACGCGAAGCCGGGCGTCGCCGAGGGCGCTCCGGAGCGCATCCGGGAGGACGTCACGTTCCTCGCGGACCCGGGTCGCGAGGGCCGGGGCATCGGCACGGAGGGCCTGGAGGCCTCGGGCGCGTTCGTGGAGGCGCGGTTCATGGAGCTGGGGCTGAAGCCCGCGGGAGACGCGGGGGCCTATCGCCAGGCGTTCCCGGTGACGACGGCGGTGCGGCCCGCGGCGGGGACGCAGGTGCGTCTGGGGAAGACGGTGCTCGCGGGTGACGCCTTCACGGTGCTGGGGTTCTCCAGCCAGGGACAGGCCCAGGGGCAGCTGGTCTTCGCGAACTATGGCATCTCGGAGCCGTCACTCGAGGTGGACGACTACGCGAAGCTGAAGGTGAAGGGGAAGGTCGTGGTGGTGCGCCGCTTCGTTCCGGACAGCGCGGAGTTCGGAGACACGGACAAGCAGCGGCGCTTCGGAGACCTCCGGTACAAGGCGTGGCAGGCCGCGCAGCGCGGCGCGAAGGCGCTCATCGTGGTGGACTGGCCGCAGGCGCCGACGCCCGCGCCCAAGGAGTGGCAGATGCCGCCCGAGGCCACCCTGCCCTCGCTGTCGCCCGAAGGTCCTGGCGACGCGGGCATCCCGGTGGTGGTGGTGAAGCGCGCGGCGATGGAGCCCCTGATGCCGACGCTCGTCGCGGGCAAGCGCGTCGAGGCGCAGGTCGTGGTGAAGCTCGAGACCGAGCAGCGGCCGGCGTTCAACGTCGCGGCGGTGCTGGAGGCCGGAGAGGGCAAGCTGCCGGGGACGGTGGTGGTGGGCGCGCACTATGACCACCTGGGGTTCGGTGGACGGTCCTCGCTGACGCCGGACCGGCACGAGCCGCACGTGGGGGCGGATGACAATGCCTCCGGTGTGGCGGCGCTGCTGGAGATCGCGCGGGCGCTGAAGGAGCGCCAGGGGGAGCTGAAGCGGGATGTGCTCTTCGTGGCCTTCTCGGGTGAGGAGACGGGCCTGCTGGGCTCCACGCACTTCACGCGTCAGCGGGGCGATGCGGCGATGAAGCAGGTCACCGCGATGCTGAACCTGGACATGGTGGGACGGCTGCGCGCGAGCGGGCTCTCCGTGCTGGGCGCGGAGTCCGCTGGCGAGTGGGGGCCGCTGCTGGCCCGCGCCTGTGGCGAGGCGCGCGTCACGTGCAACCCGAGTGGAGATGGCTATGGCCCCAGCGACCACTCGCCGTTCTACGCGGCGGGCGTGCCGGTGCTGCACTTCTTCACGGGGACGCACTCGGACTACCACAAGCCTTCGGACACGGTGGCGCGGCTCAACGCGGTGGGGACGGCGCAGGTGGCGCGCGTCGTGTCGGCGGTGACCTTGGGATTGGATGGGGCGACGACGCTGACGTACCGCAACGTCCCCTCCCCCGCGCCGCGCGGCGACATGCGCAGCTTCAACGCGTCGCTGGGCACGGTGCCGGACTACGCGGGCCTCCCGGCGGGGCAGAAGGGCATGCTCCTGGCGGGCGTGCGCGCGGGGGGCGCGGCGGACAAGGCGGGAATGCTGCGAGGCGATATCCTCGTGCGGCTGGGCAAGCACGCCATCGGCGGCGTCGAGGACCTGATGTTCGTCCTCAACGCCTCCAAGCCCGGTGAGACGGTGCAGGCGACGGTGCTGCGAGACGGCAAGGAAGTGCCGCTCGAGGTGACGTTCCAGGAGAGCAAGCGCCCTCGCTGA
- a CDS encoding sensor histidine kinase, with translation MRWALFAGGTLLLAALVTAFLVIPSSEPLSGVTRIYALSVFYGTFIGFPSMLVMPAVGRHAMHGPPVAALLRCMAACAAITAVMMTLATVTLTGLGAFPASALKRHLVIDGGIGLALSLPAGLCAFAYSRMAGRIRKRDARLREAEALRERAELLEAEARFDALSARLQPHFLFNTLNSIATLVREDPRAAEAMVERLASVLRSSLDAGAGRQVPLQRELDLVSDYLELERVRLGARLRCALDVQPGLERIAVPPFSVQTLVENAVKYAVAQRREGGEVQVTVFADAHHLRIEVRDDGPGISGAPPPGHGLDMLTRRLASSFGPDEAGLSISSGEGGAGACVRVWLPRTDAT, from the coding sequence ATGCGCTGGGCCTTGTTCGCGGGCGGAACGCTGCTGCTCGCGGCGCTGGTCACCGCGTTCCTCGTCATCCCTTCGTCCGAGCCGCTCTCCGGGGTCACCCGCATCTACGCGCTCAGTGTCTTCTACGGCACCTTCATCGGCTTCCCGTCGATGCTGGTGATGCCCGCGGTGGGCCGGCATGCCATGCACGGTCCGCCCGTGGCCGCCTTGCTCCGCTGCATGGCCGCGTGCGCGGCCATCACCGCCGTGATGATGACCCTGGCGACCGTGACGTTGACGGGCCTGGGCGCCTTTCCCGCCTCCGCGTTGAAGCGGCACCTGGTCATCGATGGCGGCATCGGTCTGGCATTGAGCCTGCCCGCGGGGCTGTGCGCGTTCGCGTATTCCCGGATGGCGGGTCGCATCCGCAAGCGGGATGCTCGCTTGCGCGAGGCCGAGGCCCTGCGCGAGCGCGCGGAGTTGCTGGAGGCCGAAGCCCGCTTCGACGCGCTGTCCGCGCGCCTGCAGCCCCATTTCCTCTTCAACACCCTCAACTCCATCGCCACGCTGGTGCGTGAGGACCCACGCGCCGCGGAGGCCATGGTGGAGCGGTTGGCCTCCGTGCTGCGCTCCTCGCTGGATGCGGGGGCCGGGCGACAGGTCCCGCTCCAGCGTGAGCTGGACCTGGTGTCCGACTACCTGGAGCTCGAGCGCGTGCGGCTGGGGGCACGGCTGCGTTGCGCGCTCGACGTCCAGCCGGGCCTCGAGCGGATCGCCGTGCCTCCCTTCTCGGTGCAGACGCTGGTGGAGAACGCCGTGAAGTACGCCGTGGCCCAGCGGCGCGAGGGCGGCGAGGTCCAGGTGACTGTATTCGCGGATGCCCACCACCTGCGCATCGAGGTGCGCGACGACGGCCCCGGCATCTCAGGGGCTCCGCCACCAGGGCACGGGCTCGACATGCTGACGCGGCGGCTGGCGTCCTCCTTCGGGCCGGACGAGGCGGGCTTGTCCATTTCGAGCGGCGAGGGCGGCGCCGGCGCTTGCGTGAGGGTGTGGCTGCCGCGGACGGACGCCACATGA
- a CDS encoding NADH:flavin oxidoreductase/NADH oxidase family protein, with protein MSSTLFAPLSLPSGVVLPNRLVKAAMEENMAGEGQLPSESLQHLYRRWSQGGTGLLITGNVMVHAEALTGPGGVVLDAQSPLEPFRRWAEAAKSGGAQVWMQINHPGRQVMADMPGVAWGPSAIRVDIGKLSNRLAHPVEMTAEQIEATVARFAETARRAEEAGFDGVEIHAAHGYLVSQFLSPLANRRTDRWGGSLENRARLLLDIVRAVRATVGARFAVAVKLNSADFQRGGFEAADARAVIEMLAPLGVDVVELSGGSYESPAMAGRSADERTLAREAYFLTLAKELARNSPLPLMLTGGIVRRPVAEEVLAEGVELVGMGTALAVDPDLPNKWRSSVDARVELRPITLQNKSMASAMGMARVRYQLRRLGEGGVPRPSVSPLLAYAREELSRRCSLRRYRKWLLARQGTSTAL; from the coding sequence ATGTCATCGACCCTGTTTGCACCCCTGTCGCTTCCGAGCGGTGTGGTCCTCCCCAACCGGCTCGTGAAGGCGGCCATGGAGGAGAACATGGCGGGAGAGGGGCAGCTGCCCAGCGAGTCGCTCCAGCATCTCTATCGGCGATGGAGTCAGGGGGGCACGGGGCTGCTCATCACCGGCAATGTGATGGTGCATGCGGAGGCCCTGACGGGGCCGGGTGGGGTCGTGCTGGATGCGCAGTCGCCGCTGGAGCCGTTCCGGCGCTGGGCGGAGGCGGCGAAGAGTGGAGGGGCGCAGGTGTGGATGCAGATCAACCATCCGGGGCGGCAGGTGATGGCCGACATGCCGGGGGTTGCGTGGGGCCCTTCGGCGATCCGGGTCGACATCGGCAAGCTCAGTAACCGGCTGGCGCATCCGGTCGAGATGACGGCCGAGCAGATTGAAGCGACCGTCGCGCGCTTCGCGGAGACGGCACGGCGAGCGGAGGAGGCGGGCTTCGATGGCGTCGAGATTCATGCGGCGCACGGCTACCTGGTGTCCCAGTTCCTCTCGCCGCTGGCGAACAGGCGCACGGACCGCTGGGGTGGGAGCCTGGAGAACCGGGCGCGGCTGCTCCTGGACATCGTGCGGGCCGTGAGGGCGACGGTGGGGGCGAGGTTCGCGGTGGCGGTGAAGCTGAACTCGGCGGACTTCCAGCGGGGAGGCTTCGAGGCCGCCGATGCGCGGGCGGTGATTGAGATGCTCGCGCCGCTGGGGGTCGACGTGGTCGAGCTGTCGGGGGGCAGCTATGAGAGTCCCGCGATGGCGGGGCGGTCCGCGGATGAGCGGACGCTGGCGCGGGAGGCGTACTTCCTCACGCTCGCGAAGGAGCTGGCGAGGAACAGCCCGCTCCCGCTGATGCTCACGGGAGGCATCGTCCGGCGGCCCGTGGCGGAGGAGGTGCTGGCCGAGGGCGTCGAATTGGTCGGAATGGGCACGGCGCTGGCGGTGGACCCGGACCTGCCGAACAAGTGGAGGTCGAGCGTCGACGCGCGGGTCGAGCTTCGCCCCATCACGCTCCAGAACAAGTCGATGGCCTCGGCGATGGGGATGGCTCGAGTGCGCTATCAACTGCGCCGGCTCGGAGAAGGCGGAGTGCCGCGTCCAAGCGTCAGCCCCTTGCTCGCGTATGCACGGGAGGAGCTGAGCCGGCGTTGCTCGCTGCGGCGTTACAGGAAGTGGCTGCTCGCGCGTCAGGGCACGAGCACGGCCTTGTAG
- a CDS encoding LytR/AlgR family response regulator transcription factor, giving the protein MSAPRLLRAVLVDDEPLALRRLARMLEDTGRVTVVATFTDPVEALESLRTAPPDALFVDVSMPGLDGFALVEALAMPPPVVFTTAFDTFALRAFEVSSVDYLLKPVDTRGLLRALDKLERMHPELAQERLRALKVALQPPAPLTRLTSRTGTRVHVVELEDVTHLYAEDRLVYAVRAGHADVVDISLAELERRLDPSRWLRIHRATLVRLGAVTMVQGGYGDARAHLKDGTVLPVARDRLRELRERLGGAAMARSPPGRRS; this is encoded by the coding sequence ATGAGCGCGCCGAGGCTCCTTCGCGCCGTGCTGGTGGATGACGAACCGCTGGCCCTGCGGCGCCTTGCCCGCATGCTCGAGGACACGGGGCGTGTGACGGTGGTCGCCACGTTCACCGACCCGGTGGAGGCCCTGGAGTCCCTGCGCACCGCGCCGCCGGATGCGCTCTTCGTGGATGTGTCGATGCCGGGACTCGATGGCTTCGCGCTGGTGGAGGCCCTCGCCATGCCGCCGCCCGTGGTGTTCACCACGGCCTTCGACACGTTCGCGCTGCGCGCCTTCGAGGTGAGCTCCGTGGACTACCTGCTCAAGCCCGTGGACACGCGAGGTCTCCTCCGTGCGCTGGACAAGCTGGAGCGAATGCACCCCGAGCTCGCGCAGGAGCGCCTACGCGCGCTGAAGGTGGCGCTCCAGCCCCCCGCGCCGCTGACTCGGCTGACGTCGAGGACAGGCACCCGTGTGCACGTGGTGGAGCTCGAGGACGTCACACACCTCTACGCCGAGGACCGGCTCGTCTACGCGGTGCGTGCCGGGCACGCCGATGTGGTGGACATCTCGCTCGCGGAGCTGGAGCGCCGGCTCGACCCGTCGCGCTGGCTGCGCATCCACCGCGCCACGCTCGTCCGGCTCGGGGCGGTCACGATGGTTCAGGGCGGGTACGGCGACGCCCGTGCGCACTTGAAGGACGGGACGGTGCTCCCCGTTGCTCGCGACCGTCTGCGCGAGCTGCGAGAGCGGTTGGGTGGCGCGGCGATGGCGCGGAGTCCTCCGGGCCGTCGCTCATAG
- a CDS encoding Ig-like domain-containing protein, producing MAQDLTVEVAEDAPVELRFQASGFGSLVYAIVAAPDHGTLSEVRPDGSVTYTPNADYDGADALSFQVIDHWGQTAQGQVTLTVKPANDAPTLSAVANQRIASGGSTGELAFTVEDVDTPADRLTVTATSSNADLVPNDPSKLVLGGSGANRTLHVIPAAGVSGTTTITLAVGDGADTTSITFTVEVTAPASLYWVTATNSLWKVDLNGANAVELKTGIAGLSVVATDPLTRTVYYKRDSALVRVDSAGANPVDIVANGGFPSGLAVDATNRKLYWSDFNGKRVMRAELDGSNPTQVIGGIDSPSALAVDASRGKVYVITYNNTVLIRFNLDGTQKETLATGVGGQGVGLALDVSGGKLYFATRGSSLYVANLDGTDITPLVSNQSTVHGVAIDVAAGRVYWVDWLGEAVRSARLSDGGDIQTLKSGGGRNLGLALMPAP from the coding sequence GTGGCGCAGGACCTCACCGTCGAGGTGGCGGAAGACGCGCCCGTAGAGCTGCGGTTCCAGGCCAGCGGCTTCGGAAGCCTGGTCTACGCCATCGTCGCTGCTCCGGACCATGGGACGCTGAGCGAGGTTCGTCCCGATGGGAGCGTCACCTATACCCCGAACGCCGACTACGACGGCGCGGATGCGCTCAGCTTCCAGGTCATCGACCACTGGGGGCAGACCGCGCAGGGCCAGGTGACCCTCACCGTCAAGCCGGCGAACGACGCGCCCACGCTCTCCGCGGTGGCAAACCAGCGCATCGCCTCGGGCGGCTCGACGGGCGAGCTGGCCTTCACCGTGGAAGACGTGGACACCCCCGCGGACCGCCTCACGGTCACCGCCACGTCCTCGAACGCGGACCTGGTGCCCAACGATCCGAGCAAGCTCGTCCTGGGGGGCTCCGGCGCCAACCGCACCCTCCACGTCATTCCAGCCGCCGGTGTCAGCGGCACCACCACCATCACCCTCGCGGTGGGGGACGGCGCAGATACCACCTCGATCACATTCACCGTCGAGGTCACGGCTCCGGCGAGCCTCTACTGGGTGACGGCCACCAACTCGTTGTGGAAGGTGGACCTGAACGGCGCGAACGCGGTGGAGCTCAAGACGGGCATCGCCGGGCTCTCCGTCGTGGCCACGGACCCGCTCACCCGGACTGTCTACTACAAGCGGGACAGCGCCCTCGTCCGGGTGGACAGTGCCGGGGCGAACCCGGTCGACATCGTGGCGAATGGGGGCTTCCCCAGCGGGCTGGCGGTCGATGCGACGAACCGCAAGCTGTACTGGTCTGACTTCAACGGGAAGCGCGTCATGCGCGCCGAGCTGGATGGGAGCAATCCCACGCAAGTCATCGGCGGTATCGACAGTCCGTCCGCCCTCGCGGTCGATGCCTCGCGGGGCAAGGTGTATGTCATCACCTATAACAACACCGTGCTCATCCGGTTCAACCTGGATGGGACCCAGAAGGAGACCCTCGCCACGGGCGTGGGCGGGCAGGGCGTGGGGCTCGCGCTCGACGTGAGCGGCGGGAAGCTGTACTTCGCGACCCGCGGGAGCAGCCTCTATGTCGCGAACCTGGATGGCACCGACATCACTCCGCTGGTGTCGAACCAGAGCACGGTGCATGGAGTCGCCATCGATGTCGCGGCGGGACGGGTGTACTGGGTGGATTGGCTGGGGGAAGCGGTCCGGAGCGCCCGGCTGTCCGACGGCGGCGATATCCAGACGCTGAAGTCGGGCGGCGGCCGGAACCTGGGGCTGGCCCTGATGCCCGCGCCGTAG
- a CDS encoding TetR/AcrR family transcriptional regulator — MSTSSKGGYHHGDLRAALLEAAMQMLEEGEPFSLRAVARRAGVSPTAPYRHFADREALESALATEGFRELKARLTEGRALPASASELAELGVAYVHFALERPALFRLMFGQPCSDTHDERVQAASELRDLLALLLAHIFPEADAPSLATAAWGLVHGLAFLHLDGKLPATPRKDVAIRVRTAFEAILSANAPRR; from the coding sequence ATGTCAACATCAAGCAAGGGGGGATACCACCACGGGGACCTGCGCGCGGCGCTGCTCGAGGCCGCGATGCAGATGCTCGAGGAAGGGGAGCCCTTCTCGCTGCGCGCGGTCGCTCGCCGGGCGGGGGTTTCTCCCACTGCGCCCTACCGCCACTTCGCGGACCGGGAGGCGCTCGAGTCCGCGCTGGCCACCGAGGGGTTCCGCGAGCTGAAGGCTCGGCTGACGGAGGGGCGAGCCCTCCCTGCGTCGGCCTCGGAGCTCGCCGAGCTTGGAGTCGCCTACGTCCACTTCGCGCTGGAGCGGCCCGCGTTGTTCCGACTCATGTTCGGACAACCCTGCAGCGACACCCACGACGAACGCGTCCAGGCGGCCTCCGAGCTGCGCGACCTGCTCGCCCTCCTCCTGGCCCACATCTTCCCGGAGGCCGATGCACCGTCCCTCGCAACCGCGGCCTGGGGACTGGTGCACGGCCTCGCGTTCCTGCACCTCGACGGCAAGCTCCCCGCCACGCCGCGCAAGGACGTCGCGATTCGCGTGCGCACCGCGTTCGAGGCCATTCTCTCCGCCAACGCACCTCGACGCTGA
- a CDS encoding PKD domain-containing protein — translation MNPQSWKKLRPLLLVALWAGSAVANTPPVVSAGQVQNLVLPTSRTTLSGTASDSDGTIVSSQWIQTLGPNTATLTNASSLTTTLSGLVQGAYIFQLTVTDDGGARRSARTYVRVHAAPPGRGTVTEVHKTSPSPGNYGYVVYLPAGYSVGTNWPVVFFLHGTEHKGDGGPEELERVRREGPFRYIDQEGKDYPFVLIAPQTSLHGEWNQFEAQHYLGPFVSQLQATYKVDPHRTYIAGLGLGGGGAINFAAVFPNRLAAILAAGPRSWAGAQSISDGMMNAGLPVWAIHGKDDTAYRYEATASWFDQFGTAMGSTRGVLADYTAPLENQTAFFRPATGGWQWVSGQTAVDPSGAAPSRPVLFTIRNPGDQAIGDIVFKDPNVWDWLLAQRKP, via the coding sequence ATGAATCCACAGTCGTGGAAGAAACTTCGCCCCCTCCTGCTGGTCGCGCTGTGGGCAGGCAGCGCGGTCGCGAACACCCCGCCCGTCGTCTCCGCGGGTCAGGTCCAGAATCTGGTGCTGCCCACCTCGCGGACGACGCTGAGCGGCACGGCGAGCGACTCCGACGGAACGATTGTCTCGAGTCAGTGGATACAGACGCTGGGCCCCAACACCGCCACGCTCACGAATGCCTCCTCACTGACGACAACGCTCTCCGGCCTCGTGCAGGGCGCGTACATCTTCCAACTCACCGTGACGGACGACGGCGGAGCCCGTCGATCAGCCAGGACCTACGTGAGGGTGCATGCGGCCCCGCCGGGACGAGGCACCGTGACGGAGGTCCACAAGACCTCCCCCTCGCCGGGGAACTACGGCTACGTGGTCTACCTTCCCGCCGGCTACTCGGTGGGCACGAACTGGCCGGTGGTGTTCTTCCTCCATGGCACGGAACACAAAGGGGACGGAGGGCCGGAGGAACTCGAGCGCGTCCGGCGGGAGGGCCCGTTCCGCTACATCGACCAGGAAGGGAAGGACTACCCCTTCGTGCTCATCGCGCCGCAGACATCCCTCCACGGCGAATGGAACCAGTTCGAGGCCCAGCACTACCTGGGCCCCTTCGTCAGCCAACTCCAGGCGACGTACAAGGTCGACCCCCACCGGACCTACATCGCGGGTCTGGGCCTGGGGGGTGGTGGCGCCATCAACTTCGCTGCAGTCTTCCCCAACAGGCTCGCGGCCATCCTCGCTGCGGGCCCGAGGTCGTGGGCCGGAGCCCAAAGCATCTCGGATGGGATGATGAACGCGGGGCTCCCCGTGTGGGCCATCCATGGCAAGGATGACACGGCCTATCGATACGAGGCGACGGCCTCCTGGTTCGACCAGTTCGGCACTGCCATGGGATCAACCCGCGGCGTGCTGGCCGACTACACCGCCCCCTTGGAGAACCAGACCGCCTTCTTCCGTCCCGCGACGGGTGGCTGGCAGTGGGTCAGCGGCCAGACAGCCGTGGACCCGAGTGGCGCGGCGCCCTCGCGCCCCGTGCTCTTCACGATCCGCAACCCGGGTGACCAGGCCATCGGAGACATCGTCTTCAAGGACCCGAACGTCTGGGATTGGCTGCTCGCGCAGCGCAAGCCCTGA